From Coffea arabica cultivar ET-39 chromosome 2e, Coffea Arabica ET-39 HiFi, whole genome shotgun sequence, the proteins below share one genomic window:
- the LOC113731476 gene encoding triacylglycerol lipase 1-like isoform X1 — MERLRTVLMLSVLLLSSAGESARVSNIRLPNSPADGLCAHLIQPYGYPCSEHIAQTKDGYLLGLQRVASNSRYLRRQYGPPVLLLHGLMMAGDAWFLNSPNQSLGFILADHGFDVWAGNVRGTRWSRGHVSLTEKDKDFWDWSWQELALYDLEGMARYIYNITNSKIFIVGHSQGTIMSLAAFTQPHIVSMVEAAALLSPISFLDHISASFVLRLVKMHIDEVLLVMGIHELNFKSDWGTHMLDMVCDEYANCSDLLTPITGKNCCFNISRIDFYLKYEPEPTSSKNLNHLFQMIREGTFRMYDYGILKNLIRYGRLQPPAFDVSSIPNSLPLWMAYGGNDALADVTDVQHTLKELKSQPEVLFLEEYGHIDFLLSVRSKEDLYDDMIRFLKSFRKFGSY, encoded by the exons ATGGAGCGTCTGCGGACGGTTTTGATGCTCAGTGTATTACTCCTCAGTTCGGCCGGAGAATCCGCCAGAGTTTCAAATATTCGCCTTCCCAACTCTCCGGCGGATGGTCTCTGTGCTCACCTCATCCAACCTTATGGCTATCCTTGCTCCGAGCACATC GCACAAACAAAGGATGGTTACTTGCTTGGTCTTCAGCGGGTGGCATCTAACTCCAGATATCTCAGACGGCAATACGGTCCTCCAGTTCTTCTCCTTCACGGGCTAATGATG GCAGGTGATGCCTGGTTCTTGAACTCTCCAAATCAATCATTGGGGTTTATCCTGGCTGATCATGGCTTTGATGTTTGGGCTGGAAATGTGCGTGGGACACGTTGGAGTCGTGGACATGTCTCTCTGACTGAAAAAGACAAG gatttttgggATTGGAGTTGGCAGGAATTGGCTCTGTATGATCTGGAAGGAATGGCTCGTTATATTTATAACATCaccaattcaaaaatatttattgTTGGTCATTCACAG GGAACAATAATGTCTCTGGCTGCTTTTACTCAACCACATATAGTATCAATGGTTGAAGCTGCTGCGCTTCTTTCTCCTATCTCATTTTTGGATCATATAAGTGCTTCTTTTGTCTTAAGATTAGTGAAAATGCATATTGATGAG GTGTTACTTGTGATGGGCATTCATGAACTTAATTTCAAAAG TGACTGGGGCACCCATATGCTGGATATGGTATGCGATGAATATGCGAATTGCAGTGACTTGCTTACTCCGATTACAG GAAAGAACTGTTGCTTCAACATCTCCCGGATTGATTTCTATCTCAAATACGAACCTGAACCTACATCCTCAAAGAATCTGAATCATCTTTTTCAAA TGATCCGTGAAGGTACTTTCAGAATGTATGATTATGGAATCTTGAAGAACCTGATACGCTATGGACGGTTGCAGCCTCCAGCATTTGATGTTAGCAGCATTCCGAATTCTTTACCATTGTGGATGGCTTATGGGGGTAACGATGCATTAGCTGACGTTACTGATGTGCAGCACACACTGAAGGAACTAAAAAGCCAGCCAGAGGTGCTTTTTCTTGAGGAATACGGTCACATAGACTTCCTCCTGAGTGTAAGATCAAAGGAAGACTTGTATGATGACATGATTAGGTTCTTGAAGTCATTCAGAAAATTTGGTAGTTACTAA
- the LOC113731476 gene encoding triacylglycerol lipase 1-like isoform X2 — MQAQTKDGYLLGLQRVASNSRYLRRQYGPPVLLLHGLMMAGDAWFLNSPNQSLGFILADHGFDVWAGNVRGTRWSRGHVSLTEKDKDFWDWSWQELALYDLEGMARYIYNITNSKIFIVGHSQGTIMSLAAFTQPHIVSMVEAAALLSPISFLDHISASFVLRLVKMHIDEVLLVMGIHELNFKSDWGTHMLDMVCDEYANCSDLLTPITGKNCCFNISRIDFYLKYEPEPTSSKNLNHLFQMIREGTFRMYDYGILKNLIRYGRLQPPAFDVSSIPNSLPLWMAYGGNDALADVTDVQHTLKELKSQPEVLFLEEYGHIDFLLSVRSKEDLYDDMIRFLKSFRKFGSY, encoded by the exons ATGCAGGCACAAACAAAGGATGGTTACTTGCTTGGTCTTCAGCGGGTGGCATCTAACTCCAGATATCTCAGACGGCAATACGGTCCTCCAGTTCTTCTCCTTCACGGGCTAATGATG GCAGGTGATGCCTGGTTCTTGAACTCTCCAAATCAATCATTGGGGTTTATCCTGGCTGATCATGGCTTTGATGTTTGGGCTGGAAATGTGCGTGGGACACGTTGGAGTCGTGGACATGTCTCTCTGACTGAAAAAGACAAG gatttttgggATTGGAGTTGGCAGGAATTGGCTCTGTATGATCTGGAAGGAATGGCTCGTTATATTTATAACATCaccaattcaaaaatatttattgTTGGTCATTCACAG GGAACAATAATGTCTCTGGCTGCTTTTACTCAACCACATATAGTATCAATGGTTGAAGCTGCTGCGCTTCTTTCTCCTATCTCATTTTTGGATCATATAAGTGCTTCTTTTGTCTTAAGATTAGTGAAAATGCATATTGATGAG GTGTTACTTGTGATGGGCATTCATGAACTTAATTTCAAAAG TGACTGGGGCACCCATATGCTGGATATGGTATGCGATGAATATGCGAATTGCAGTGACTTGCTTACTCCGATTACAG GAAAGAACTGTTGCTTCAACATCTCCCGGATTGATTTCTATCTCAAATACGAACCTGAACCTACATCCTCAAAGAATCTGAATCATCTTTTTCAAA TGATCCGTGAAGGTACTTTCAGAATGTATGATTATGGAATCTTGAAGAACCTGATACGCTATGGACGGTTGCAGCCTCCAGCATTTGATGTTAGCAGCATTCCGAATTCTTTACCATTGTGGATGGCTTATGGGGGTAACGATGCATTAGCTGACGTTACTGATGTGCAGCACACACTGAAGGAACTAAAAAGCCAGCCAGAGGTGCTTTTTCTTGAGGAATACGGTCACATAGACTTCCTCCTGAGTGTAAGATCAAAGGAAGACTTGTATGATGACATGATTAGGTTCTTGAAGTCATTCAGAAAATTTGGTAGTTACTAA
- the LOC113731478 gene encoding methylthioribose kinase-like: protein MASDGFRPLDEKFLLEYLKATPVLAEKLGNQFEDLQIKEVGDGNLNFVYIVVGRSGSFVIKQALPYIRCIGESWPMTKERAYFEARTLREHRRLCPDQTPEVYHFDRAMCLIGMRYIEPPHIILRKGLIAGKEYPLLAEHMSNFMAKTLFFSSLLYLTTTEHKHAVAEFCGNVELCRLTEQVVFSDPYKVSQYNHWTSPYLDSDAEAVRQDNILKLEVAELKSKFCERTQALIHGDLHTGSIMVTSKSTQVIDPEFSFYGPMGFDVGAFIGNLILAYFAQDGHANEGNDRKEYKLWILKTIEETWNLFHKKFTALWDEHKDGPGEAYLPEIYNNAELHLLAKQKYMEDVFHDSLGFGAAKMIRRIVGVAHVEDFESIAEPEKRANCERQALTFAKLLLKERRRFKSIGEVVSAIQQPKS from the exons ATGGCATCAGATGGGTTCCGGCCCCTGGACGAGAAATTTCTGTTGGAGTACCTCAAGGCCACCCCCGTTTTAGCAGAGAAGCTTGGGAACCAATTCGAAGACTTGCAAATCAAAGAAGTTGGTGATGGCAATCTCAACTTTGTCTACATTGTTGTTGGCCGCTCTGGCTCCTTTGTCATCAAAcag GCTCTTCCGTATATCCGTTGTATTGGGGAATCATGGCCAATGACAAAAGAGCGTGCTTATTTTGAAGCTAGGACACTGAGAGAGCATAGGCGTTTGTGTCCTGATCAGACTCCTGAGGTCTATCATTTCGACCGTGCAATGTGTCTGATAGGCATGCGCTACATTGAGCCACCTCATATAATACTCAGAAAAGGACTGATCGCTGGCAAAGAGTACCCATTGCTTGCAGAACACATGTCGAACTTCATGGCTaaaactcttttcttctcctctctTCTTTACCTTACCACTACCGAACACAAGCATGCAG TTGCTGAATTCTGTGGAAATGTGGAGCTTTGCAGACTAACTGAGCAAGTGGTTTTTTCTGACCCTTACAAGGTCTCTCAGTATAACCATTGGACATCTCCTTATCTTGATAGTGATGCAGAGGCAGTTCGGCAAGATAATATATTgaagcttgaagttgcagaGCTGAAGTCCAA ATTTTGCGAGAGAACCCAAGCTCTCATCCATGGTGACCTTCATACAGGTTCTATCATGGTTACTAGCAAGTCTACTCAAGTTATAGATCCTGAATTTTCTTTCTACGGGCCGATGGGATTTGATGTTGGAGCTTTTATTGGAAACTTAATCCTGGCTTATTTTGCACAAGATGGACATGCAAATGAGGGAAATGACAGAAAG GAATATAAGTTGTGGATATTGAAAACTATAGAAGAGACCTGGAATCTTTTTCATAAAAAGTTTACTGCTCTCTGGGATGAACACAAGGATGGCCCTGGTGAGGCATATCTGCCAGAAATTTATAATAATGCAGAACTTCATCTGTTGGCAAAACAGAAATATATGGAAGATGTGTTCCATGACAGTCTTGGATTTGGTGCTGCAAAAATGATAAG GAGAATTGTTGGGGTGGCTCATGTTGAAGACTTCGAATCAATAGCTGAGCCAGAGAAACGTGCGAATTGTGAACGGCAAGCTCTCACCTTTGCAAAACTGCTGCTGAAAGAAAGGCGAAGGTTCAAGAgcattggtgaagttgtttccGCCATTCAGCAGCCTAAATCATGA
- the LOC113731479 gene encoding uncharacterized protein, which yields MAQKITLVLAFLAVILLAAVIQGSHAVEYTVTNTALSTPGGARFRRDIGVQYSKQMLDSATNFIWRIFQENTPADRKNLQKVDMFVDDIDGVAYTVNNEIHVSARFIQGYSGDVKRGIVGVLYHEMTHVWQWTGNGQAPRGLIEGIADYVRLKAGYVPQHWVKPGQGDRWDQGYDVSARFLDYCSSLKNGFVAQLNKKMRNGYSNSYFVELLAKSVDRLWKDYKAKFNN from the coding sequence ATGGCACAAAAAATAACTCTCGTCCTCGCGTTTTTGGCGGTCATCCTCTTAGCAGCAGTTATCCAGGGAAGCCATGCAGTGGAATACACCGTAACAAACACTGCCTTGTCCACCCCAGGTGGTGCCCGATTCCGGAGGGACATCGGGGTCCAATACAGCAAGCAAATGCTCGACTCCGCCACAAATTTCATATGGAGGATCTTCCAGGAGAACACTCCTGCCGACAGAAAAAACCTCCAAAAAGTTGACATGTTCGTTGACGACATTGATGGTGTTGCCTATACAGTCAACAATGAGATTCACGTAAGTGCAAGGTTCATCCAAGGTTACTCGGGCGACGTTAAAAGAGGGATTGTTGGCGTTCTCTACCATGAGATGACGCATGTTTGGCAGTGGACTGGGAATGGACAGGCTCCCCGAGGATTGATCGAAGGAATTGCTGATTATGTGAGGCTTAAAGCCGGGTATGTTCCTCAGCATTGGGTGAAACCTGGGCAAGGCGACCGGTGGGATCAAGGATACGATGTCAGCGCCCGCTTTCTTGATTACTGCAGTAGCCTGAAAAATGGTTTTGTTGCGCAACTCAACAAGAAGATGAGAAATGGTTATAGCAATAGCTATTTTGTTGAGCTGCTGGCCAAGTCCGTCGACCGACTCTGGAAGGATTACAAAGCTAAATTTAATAACTAA
- the LOC113731480 gene encoding uncharacterized protein, which yields MGQRKTFFLSSLAVILLAAVIQGSHAVEYTVTNTAASTPGGARFGRDIGVQYSKQTLDSATNFIWRIFQENAPADRKNVQRVDMFVDDMDGVAYTSNDQIHVSARYIQGYSGDVRSEITGVLYHEMTHVWQWNGNGQAPGGLIEGMADYVRLKAGYAPSHWVKPGQGDRWDQGYDVTARFLDYCNSLKNGFVAQLNKKMRNGYSNNYFVELLGKSVDQLWNDYKAKFNTN from the coding sequence ATGGGTCAACGGAAAACTTTCTTCCTCTCGTCTTTGGCCGTCATCCTCTTAGCAGCGGTCATCCAGGGAAGCCATGCAGTGGAATACACCGTAACAAACACTGCCGCGTCCACCCCAGGTGGTGCCCGATTCGGGAGGGACATCGGGGTCCAATACAGCAAGCAAACGCTCGACTCCGCCACAAATTTCATATGGAGGATCTTCCAGGAGAACGCTCCTGCAGACAGAAAAAACGTCCAGAGAGTTGACATGTTCGTCGATGACATGGATGGTGTTGCCTATACCAGCAACGATCAGATTCACGTAAGCGCGAGGTACATCCAAGGTTACTCGGGCGATGTTAGAAGCGAGATTACCGGGGTTCTCTACCACGAGATGACGCACGTTTGGCAGTGGAATGGGAACGGACAGGCTCCGGGAGGATTGATCGAAGGAATGGCGGATTATGTGAGGCTTAAAGCCGGGTATGCACCGAGCCACTGGGTGAAACCTGGGCAAGGCGACCGGTGGGATCAAGGATACGATGTCACCGCCCGCTTTCTTGATTACTGCAATAGCCTGAAAAATGGTTTTGTTGCGCAGCTTAACAAGAAGATGAGGAACGGTTATAGTAATAACTATTTTGTTGAGCTGCTGGGGAAGTCCGTCGATCAACTCTGGAACGACTACAAAGCTAAATTTAATACTAACTAA